A stretch of Paludisphaera borealis DNA encodes these proteins:
- a CDS encoding oleate hydratase translates to MTREGTNAYLVGGGIASLSAAAYLIRDGELPGANIHIFEALDVVGGSMDGAGSPEKGYVIRGGRMFNFSYVCTYDLLSFIPSLTDPSKTVIDEFREFNARVKTHADCRLVAGGRKLDVSSMGFGMKDQLDLIEVTLRSEESLGVKRINECFAPAFFETNFWLMWASMFGFEPWHSAVEFKRYLHRFVHEFPRINTLAGVDRSPYNQFDSVILPIATWLKSQGVQFLTGAEVTDVELRPGSDHSTVTRIRYVRKGVENEIAVNETDLVFVTNGSMTAASTLGSQTTAPALDDRKTGDWTLWEKLARSRRDFGRPSVFDDHVDESKWESFTVTCRDPEMFRLIEEFTGNAPGTGALVTITDSSWLMSIVVAYQPHFLNQPSDVQVFWGYGLFVDRPGDFVKKPMADCTGAEILVELCSHLGFVDSIPKILATCQCIPCMMPYVTSQFLVRGPGDRPDVVPKGSTNLAFIGQFCELPDDTVFTVEYSVRAAQTAVFSLLKLDKQPPPVNRGDHDPKVLAEALKTMFS, encoded by the coding sequence ATGACTCGCGAAGGAACGAACGCCTATCTCGTCGGCGGCGGGATCGCGTCGCTCTCGGCTGCGGCCTACCTGATTCGCGACGGCGAACTGCCCGGGGCGAACATCCACATCTTCGAGGCGCTCGACGTCGTCGGCGGCAGCATGGACGGCGCGGGGTCGCCGGAGAAAGGCTACGTCATTCGCGGCGGACGCATGTTCAATTTCTCGTACGTCTGCACGTACGACCTGCTGTCGTTCATCCCGTCGCTGACCGACCCGTCGAAAACCGTGATCGACGAGTTCCGCGAATTCAACGCCCGGGTCAAGACCCACGCCGACTGCCGGCTGGTCGCCGGAGGCCGCAAGCTCGACGTCTCGTCGATGGGCTTCGGCATGAAGGATCAGCTCGACCTGATCGAGGTAACGCTTCGCTCCGAGGAATCGCTGGGCGTGAAGCGGATCAACGAGTGCTTCGCTCCCGCGTTCTTCGAGACGAATTTCTGGCTGATGTGGGCGTCGATGTTCGGGTTCGAGCCCTGGCATAGCGCCGTGGAGTTCAAACGCTACCTCCACCGGTTCGTCCACGAGTTCCCACGCATCAACACGCTCGCCGGCGTCGATCGTTCGCCGTACAACCAGTTCGACTCGGTCATCCTGCCGATCGCGACCTGGCTCAAGTCGCAGGGCGTCCAGTTCCTCACCGGCGCCGAGGTGACGGACGTCGAACTCCGCCCTGGCTCCGACCACTCGACCGTGACGCGGATTCGGTACGTGCGGAAGGGTGTGGAGAACGAAATCGCCGTGAACGAAACCGATCTCGTCTTCGTCACGAACGGTTCGATGACGGCGGCGTCGACTCTGGGATCGCAGACGACGGCCCCGGCGCTCGACGACCGCAAGACGGGCGACTGGACGCTCTGGGAGAAGTTGGCGCGGAGTCGACGCGATTTCGGCCGCCCCTCTGTCTTCGACGATCACGTCGACGAATCGAAATGGGAGTCGTTCACCGTCACCTGCCGCGACCCGGAGATGTTCCGGCTGATCGAGGAATTCACCGGCAACGCCCCCGGCACCGGGGCGCTCGTGACGATCACGGATTCGTCGTGGCTGATGTCGATCGTTGTCGCCTATCAGCCGCACTTCCTGAATCAGCCGAGCGACGTCCAGGTCTTCTGGGGCTACGGCCTGTTCGTCGACCGCCCCGGCGACTTCGTCAAGAAGCCGATGGCCGACTGCACGGGCGCGGAGATCCTCGTCGAGCTTTGCTCTCACCTGGGCTTCGTCGACTCGATCCCGAAGATCCTCGCAACCTGCCAGTGCATCCCGTGCATGATGCCTTATGTCACGAGCCAGTTCCTGGTGCGCGGCCCCGGCGACCGCCCGGACGTCGTCCCGAAGGGCTCGACCAACCTTGCGTTCATCGGCCAGTTCTGCGAGCTTCCCGACGACACGGTGTTCACCGTCGAATACTCCGTCCGCGCAGCGCAGACGGCGGTCTTCTCACTCTTGAAGCTGGACAAGCAACCGCCGCCGGTCAATCGCGGCGACCACGACCCGAAGGTGCTCGCCGAGGCGCTCAAGACGATGTTCAGTTGA
- a CDS encoding ABC transporter ATP-binding protein, protein MIELRGVSLKFVNYSDKSYTFKRAVLELLLRREKPVPDSEFWALSDVNLRINHGERIGILGSNGAGKSTLLRLLARIYPPTTGVLNVRGMVAPLIEMGAGFNPELSGYDNILLNGAMLGFTRKQMMAKVDGIHEFTGLREFAHLPLKYYSSGMYARLAFGVATEIDPEILLVDESLGVGDQAFKDKAKERIRSLMNRSHAVILVSHEMASLRELCDRGLWMRQGRLVADGPINEVVDQYLEWVANPTPE, encoded by the coding sequence TTGATCGAGCTCCGCGGCGTCTCCCTCAAGTTCGTGAACTACTCCGACAAGTCGTACACGTTCAAACGCGCCGTCCTCGAACTGCTGCTGCGCCGTGAAAAGCCGGTGCCGGACTCCGAGTTCTGGGCGCTGAGTGACGTGAACCTGCGGATCAACCACGGCGAGCGGATCGGCATCCTCGGCTCGAACGGGGCGGGCAAGAGCACACTGCTGCGGCTGCTCGCGAGGATCTATCCGCCGACGACCGGTGTGCTGAACGTTCGCGGCATGGTCGCCCCCTTGATCGAGATGGGCGCGGGCTTCAACCCCGAGCTGTCTGGCTACGACAACATCCTGCTCAACGGAGCGATGCTCGGATTTACGCGAAAGCAGATGATGGCGAAAGTGGACGGCATCCACGAATTCACCGGCCTGCGCGAGTTCGCCCACCTGCCGCTCAAGTATTATTCGAGCGGCATGTACGCGCGGCTGGCCTTCGGCGTGGCCACCGAGATCGACCCGGAGATCCTCCTGGTCGACGAGTCGCTCGGGGTCGGCGACCAGGCGTTCAAGGACAAGGCCAAGGAACGCATCCGCAGCCTCATGAACCGATCGCACGCTGTGATCCTGGTGTCGCACGAGATGGCCTCGCTCCGCGAGCTGTGCGACCGCGGCCTCTGGATGCGCCAGGGCCGACTCGTCGCCGACGGCCCGATCAACGAGGTCGTCGACCAGTACCTCGAATGGGTCGCCAACCCGACGCCCGAGTAA
- a CDS encoding ABC transporter permease — protein MDVCNETSVAATDSFPAPPSVRQTPSWSRRIQTDYAELTRFWPVVQNMVMQELHVRYQRSFMGFLWTLINPLLMMMILSIVFSNLFPSRENYSVFLLAGIVPWTFMAGSISEATACILVNEGLIRKIYVPKLVFPLVRVLINLVTMVLSLAALFVLLLPLGARPSLPMLLLPVAMGLFVAFTLGLSLLVATTNTFFRDCAHLVSVFLQAWYFATPIIYHLEDFPEPVRWRFWLNPAFYFIEIFHDILCEGRWPQISLMIIAAVLATVSLGVGYATFKSNEDKMVFRL, from the coding sequence ATGGATGTCTGTAACGAAACTTCGGTCGCGGCCACAGACAGCTTTCCAGCGCCCCCGTCCGTCCGTCAGACTCCGAGCTGGTCGCGCCGCATCCAGACCGACTACGCCGAGCTGACCCGGTTCTGGCCGGTCGTGCAGAACATGGTCATGCAAGAGCTGCACGTCCGCTATCAGCGGTCGTTCATGGGCTTCCTCTGGACGCTCATCAACCCGCTCTTGATGATGATGATCCTGTCGATCGTGTTCTCCAACCTGTTCCCCTCCAGAGAGAACTACAGCGTGTTTCTCCTGGCCGGGATCGTCCCCTGGACGTTCATGGCGGGGAGCATCTCCGAGGCGACGGCCTGTATCCTGGTCAACGAGGGGCTGATCCGCAAGATCTACGTCCCCAAGCTGGTGTTCCCGCTGGTGCGGGTGCTCATTAACCTGGTAACGATGGTCCTGTCGTTGGCGGCGCTCTTCGTCTTGCTGTTGCCGTTGGGCGCCCGGCCTTCACTGCCGATGTTGCTGCTGCCGGTGGCGATGGGGCTGTTCGTGGCCTTCACGCTCGGCCTGAGCCTGCTGGTGGCGACGACGAACACGTTCTTCCGCGACTGCGCGCACCTGGTTTCGGTGTTCCTCCAGGCCTGGTATTTCGCCACTCCGATCATCTACCATCTCGAGGATTTCCCCGAGCCGGTGCGGTGGCGGTTCTGGCTCAATCCCGCCTTCTATTTCATCGAGATCTTTCACGACATTCTCTGCGAGGGGCGCTGGCCGCAGATCAGTTTGATGATCATCGCCGCCGTCCTCGCGACGGTCAGCCTGGGGGTCGGTTATGCCACGTTCAAGTCCAACGAAGACAAGATGGTATTCCGACTCTGA